Part of the Candidatus Campbellbacteria bacterium genome is shown below.
TTTTTCCATTCGATCTAGGTGATGAAGAATCGCTTTCTGCGAGTGCGGGCGTAGCAGAAAGTAAAATACCAACCACCATTAAAAATGCAATAAGTTTTTTCATACAACAGTAATGATTATGTAGTAATTATTAAACGACACCCGTGTACGAATGTCGTTTATAGTATATCTGATATTGCTGTAGTTGCCACAAGTCTATGAAACTCGTTCGTGGACAAACAACTCATTCGCTTTAGTCCAGTTGAAATTTTCAAGGTAGGCATCAATATACTTCATCTTGTCTGCAGGTGCATAGTCCATGAGATATGCGTGCTCCCACATGTCCAGCATGATGATTGGATGAAGTCCGACAAGATGACCGAGGTGTTGCTCATCAACCCACTGTGTGAGAAGTCGATCGCCCGCAGGATCATAGAGGAGTGCGGCCCAGCCAATGCCTCGAGTGAGAGCGATTGCTTTAAATCGAGCCATGAACTGAGGAATACTTTCCCATGTTTTGGTTATTTCAACAGCGAGGGGCGAGTCAGAAGGGAGAGGTTGAGAACCACCTTCGAGTGCGCCGAAGTAAAACTCATGATTGCGCATGCCGTCAAATTCAAAGGCAAAACGTCTCTGGAGCTCACCGAGAGCGTATGCATTCTTCGTAGAATCCTTCGCATACTCCTCAATTTGGCTCAAAATAAGGTTTGTATTTTTTACGTATCCCTCGTAGAGCTTAAGGTGGGTCTCAATAGTCTTTTGAGATAGACCGGAGAGGGCGGGGAGGTTGAATTCTTGTGGTTTGTAGTCGGTCATAAAGGTTACAAATAGGAGACATAGGTCAGATGCCCAGAAAAAGTCTCCAAGATACTAATAATGGTAAAAGTATAGCATAATCTAAAAAATGGCTCAACTAAGCCACTTTTAAAGGTACTGGTTGACAGACTCTAGAAAGTATTTTCCTCTATTGAC
Proteins encoded:
- a CDS encoding Fe-Mn family superoxide dismutase, whose protein sequence is MTDYKPQEFNLPALSGLSQKTIETHLKLYEGYVKNTNLILSQIEEYAKDSTKNAYALGELQRRFAFEFDGMRNHEFYFGALEGGSQPLPSDSPLAVEITKTWESIPQFMARFKAIALTRGIGWAALLYDPAGDRLLTQWVDEQHLGHLVGLHPIIMLDMWEHAYLMDYAPADKMKYIDAYLENFNWTKANELFVHERVS